In one Sphingomonas sp. S1-29 genomic region, the following are encoded:
- a CDS encoding nucleotidyltransferase family protein, translated as MAQTLALRPNPAVAVPQVAMVMAAGLGKRMRPLTATRPKPLVEVAGKPLIDHVFDRLRAAGVARAVVNVHYLADAMEAHLQHRVKGIEIAISDERAELLETGGGLVKALPLLGDAPFLCVNSDNLWVDGPVDAIRALAATWDPDRMDALLLMVPLARANSHLGQGDFHLDAQGRIVGRRKPGRLAPFVYTGVQILSPKLIVDYPQGPFSTNLFWQRAIDAGRAWGMVHQGLWFDVGSPGAIGAAEALLADG; from the coding sequence ATGGCGCAAACGCTGGCGTTGCGGCCCAATCCTGCCGTCGCCGTTCCGCAGGTTGCGATGGTGATGGCGGCGGGCCTCGGCAAACGGATGCGGCCGCTGACCGCGACCCGTCCCAAGCCGCTGGTCGAAGTGGCGGGTAAGCCGCTGATCGACCATGTCTTCGATCGCCTCCGCGCGGCGGGTGTCGCGCGCGCGGTGGTCAACGTCCATTATCTCGCCGACGCGATGGAAGCGCATCTCCAGCACCGCGTGAAGGGCATCGAGATCGCGATTTCGGACGAGCGCGCCGAACTGCTCGAGACCGGCGGCGGGCTGGTGAAGGCGCTGCCGTTGCTCGGCGATGCACCGTTTCTGTGCGTCAACAGCGACAATCTGTGGGTGGATGGGCCGGTCGATGCGATCCGCGCGCTCGCCGCGACCTGGGATCCCGACCGGATGGACGCGCTGCTGCTGATGGTGCCACTGGCGCGCGCCAACAGCCATTTGGGGCAGGGCGATTTCCATCTCGACGCACAGGGGCGGATCGTCGGGCGGCGCAAGCCCGGTCGGCTTGCGCCCTTCGTCTATACCGGGGTGCAGATATTGAGCCCCAAGCTGATCGTCGATTATCCGCAGGGGCCGTTTTCGACCAATTTGTTCTGGCAGCGCGCGATCGATGCGGGGCGCGCTTGGGGCATGGTGCACCAGGGGCTCTGGTTCGACGTCGGCAGCCCGGGGGCGATCGGCGCGGCCGAGGCATTGCTCGCCGATGGCTGA
- the addB gene encoding double-strand break repair protein AddB, translating to MAERRLGLYTIPPHRAFADTLAIGLIRRFGRDRMGLARGVVLVPNHRAGRAITDAFVRASEGGLLLPRIVAIGDPDLDEAVGPLFDPADAEPVPPAVPPLKRRMILARLLTEARGDSIEPAEAVRLAGELGRTLDQMQVEEVEASALRDLELTAELSDHWQSALSTFEVVLDRWPGELARLGMIDMVVRRRMLLDRTAVSWRDRPPEGFVCVAGVTNSSPPIARLLRVVAGLQRGLVVLPGLATDMEEAQWASLGPHAPDPVTGARIRSIETHPQYHLKLLLDRMGVNRAEVAAWRVASELDATPARGKAIASAMAPAAFTHLWTTLPGGQRRFDGVRALEVATPAEEAQAIALALREVLELPGRTAALVTPDRNLARRVAAHCARWGVAVDDSAGQKLSTLPPGTLLLAIADAIGQRFAPMALLTLLKHPLVAAGEGRLAWLEGARALDLALRGPRPGPGLDGIDAHLREGDKRTARVRETATAWWGEARARLEGIAALDSPPWKGGAGGGSSARDTEALVPPTSAAPGLHPPPTPPFQGEELSSLIAMLREAATTLCGDAVWSRADGRAAAQLLADLEIEGADGPRHVAPGDLLPLLRTLFEEISVRPPQGGHPRLAIYGLIEAQLQTADLMVLGGLNEGVWPALPAPDPWLAPRIRSELGLPSLERRIGLAAHDFAMALGAPEVLLTRARRDSSSPTIASRFWLRMEALSAGLEAPEGLADWARALDRPDAYAPATRPAPNPPVEARPRKISVTEVDRLKADPYAFYARRMLGLMPLDPVDADPTPAWRGTAVHAVLQAWSEQDQCRPDALKPRALAMLGDARTHPVLRALWQPRLIEAIDWIAGELTRQRDEGRAVIDVEQAGKLQIAGVTLSGKYDRIDRMPDGTLGIVDYKTGTPPSNKAVSAGYSLQLGLIGLIAERGGFERVDGIARTFEYWSLGRNAGKFGFIRSPVAPEGKGGKIDPDDFIATAQAHFADAVGRWLTGDEPFIAKLEPEFAPYAEYDQLMRRDEWYGRE from the coding sequence ATGGCTGAGCGCAGGCTCGGCCTCTATACGATACCGCCGCATCGGGCGTTCGCCGATACGCTTGCGATCGGGCTGATCCGGCGCTTCGGGCGCGACCGGATGGGGCTGGCGCGCGGGGTGGTGCTCGTGCCCAACCATCGCGCGGGGCGGGCGATCACCGATGCTTTTGTGCGCGCGAGCGAGGGCGGGTTGCTGCTGCCGCGGATCGTGGCGATCGGCGACCCCGATCTCGACGAGGCGGTGGGGCCGCTGTTCGATCCCGCCGATGCCGAGCCGGTGCCGCCGGCAGTCCCGCCGCTCAAGCGCCGGATGATCCTGGCGCGACTGCTGACCGAGGCGCGCGGCGATTCGATCGAGCCTGCCGAAGCGGTGCGGCTGGCGGGCGAGCTTGGCCGCACGCTCGACCAGATGCAGGTCGAGGAAGTCGAGGCATCGGCGCTGCGCGATCTCGAACTCACGGCCGAGCTTTCGGACCATTGGCAAAGCGCGCTGTCGACTTTTGAAGTGGTGCTCGATCGCTGGCCGGGCGAGCTCGCGCGGCTGGGGATGATCGACATGGTCGTGCGGCGGAGGATGCTGCTCGATCGCACCGCCGTGTCATGGCGCGATCGACCGCCCGAGGGGTTTGTCTGCGTCGCGGGCGTCACCAATTCCTCGCCGCCGATCGCGCGGCTGTTGCGGGTGGTTGCCGGCCTCCAGCGTGGGCTGGTGGTGCTGCCGGGGCTCGCGACCGATATGGAGGAGGCGCAATGGGCGTCGCTCGGGCCGCATGCGCCCGATCCGGTGACGGGCGCGCGGATTCGGTCGATCGAGACCCACCCGCAATATCATTTGAAGCTGTTGCTCGACCGGATGGGCGTCAACCGTGCCGAAGTGGCGGCGTGGCGGGTGGCGAGCGAGCTGGATGCAACCCCGGCGCGGGGCAAGGCGATCGCCAGTGCGATGGCACCGGCAGCCTTTACCCATCTGTGGACGACGTTGCCCGGCGGCCAGCGCCGCTTCGACGGGGTGCGCGCGCTCGAGGTCGCGACGCCAGCCGAGGAAGCACAGGCGATTGCGCTGGCGCTGCGCGAAGTGCTCGAACTGCCGGGGCGGACCGCCGCACTGGTGACCCCCGATCGTAATCTTGCGCGGCGGGTGGCGGCGCATTGCGCGCGCTGGGGCGTGGCGGTCGATGATTCGGCGGGGCAGAAATTGTCGACGCTGCCACCGGGGACGCTGTTGCTGGCGATTGCCGATGCGATCGGCCAGCGCTTCGCGCCAATGGCGTTGCTGACATTGCTCAAGCACCCGCTGGTCGCGGCGGGCGAGGGGCGGCTGGCGTGGCTCGAAGGCGCGCGCGCGCTCGATCTGGCGCTGCGGGGGCCGCGGCCGGGGCCGGGGCTCGATGGAATCGACGCGCATCTGCGCGAGGGCGACAAGCGGACGGCGCGGGTGCGCGAGACGGCAACGGCGTGGTGGGGCGAGGCGCGCGCGCGGTTAGAAGGGATTGCTGCGTTGGACTCCCCTCCCTGGAAGGGAGGGGCTGGGGGTGGGTCGAGTGCTCGCGATACGGAAGCGCTTGTGCCCCCGACGTCCGCAGCTCCAGGCCTCCACCCACCCCCGACCCCTCCCTTCCAGGGAGAGGAGTTGTCGAGCCTCATCGCGATGCTCCGCGAAGCCGCCACGACGCTCTGTGGCGATGCCGTCTGGTCGCGCGCCGATGGCCGAGCCGCGGCGCAATTGCTCGCCGACCTTGAAATCGAGGGCGCCGATGGCCCGCGCCATGTCGCCCCCGGGGATCTGTTGCCGCTGCTGCGCACCTTGTTCGAGGAAATCTCGGTGCGTCCGCCGCAGGGAGGGCATCCGCGCCTGGCGATCTACGGTCTGATCGAAGCGCAGCTGCAGACTGCGGACCTGATGGTGCTCGGCGGGCTCAACGAAGGCGTCTGGCCGGCGTTGCCTGCACCCGATCCCTGGCTTGCGCCGCGCATCCGTAGCGAGTTGGGGCTGCCCTCGCTCGAACGCCGGATCGGGCTTGCCGCGCACGACTTCGCGATGGCGCTCGGCGCGCCCGAGGTGCTGCTGACGCGGGCGCGGCGCGATTCGTCTTCGCCGACGATCGCATCGCGCTTCTGGCTGCGGATGGAGGCACTGTCGGCGGGGCTCGAAGCCCCCGAGGGGCTGGCAGATTGGGCGCGCGCGCTCGACCGGCCCGATGCCTACGCGCCTGCCACCCGGCCCGCGCCCAATCCGCCGGTCGAGGCACGCCCGCGGAAAATATCGGTGACCGAGGTCGATCGGTTGAAGGCCGATCCTTACGCCTTTTACGCGCGGCGGATGCTGGGGCTGATGCCGCTCGACCCGGTCGATGCGGATCCGACCCCGGCGTGGCGCGGCACTGCGGTCCACGCGGTGTTGCAGGCCTGGTCCGAGCAGGACCAGTGCCGGCCCGACGCGCTCAAGCCGCGCGCGCTGGCGATGTTGGGCGATGCCCGCACGCATCCGGTGCTGCGGGCATTGTGGCAGCCGCGCTTGATCGAGGCGATCGACTGGATCGCGGGCGAACTCACCCGCCAGCGCGACGAAGGCCGCGCGGTGATCGATGTCGAGCAGGCAGGCAAGCTGCAGATCGCGGGCGTGACGCTAAGCGGCAAATATGACCGGATCGACCGGATGCCCGACGGGACGCTGGGGATCGTCGATTACAAGACCGGTACCCCGCCGTCGAACAAGGCGGTGAGCGCAGGGTATAGCCTCCAGCTGGGGCTGATCGGGCTGATCGCCGAGCGCGGCGGGTTCGAGCGGGTCGACGGGATTGCGCGGACCTTCGAATATTGGTCGTTGGGGCGGAATGCGGGTAAGTTCGGCTTCATCCGCTCGCCGGTCGCGCCCGAGGGCAAGGGCGGCAAGATCGACCCCGACGACTTCATCGCCACCGCGCAGGCGCATTTCGCCGATGCGGTGGGACGTTGGCTGACCGGCGATGAACCCTTTATCGCCAAGCTCGAACCCGAATTCGCCCCCTATGCCGAATATGACCAATTGATGCGCCGCGACGAATGGTACGGGCGTGAGTAG